The nucleotide sequence acatttttattcccCGCCTCGCCCTCCATCTCCAGAGAGCGAATAAGAGTGCGAGCAGCCAACCTGTGGACCGTCAACCTGCACACACAAGACAAACGCACAGCAATTCCAGGGACCTCTAAAGCCCTCGGCGACGAGCTTCGATTATCATTCTAGCAAACTATTCTTTTGTCTCATTTAATGTTAATTCTTGTCCTCTTATCTTGGTTCTCCTACATGCTTACCTGTTGTCCTCTGTTGGTTTGAGACAGAAGTGGAGTTTATTCTGATAGGGCTGACCAGCCAGGCTGTAGTTCAATGTCACGTGGCCCTCTGCTGCTTTTGAGCTCTGCGGAATCCCCCCCATCCCAGAGTGGGTCATCCCATTTGCAGGGGCACAACTGTAGATATTAAAAGAATCCAAACCAGCACGTCTCTTACCAGCCCAGTGAGCCGAGCATAAACCAGCGACCGCTGACCCTGGAAAATTGAAGTGATTGGTGGAGAGAGAACGGCGGCAGAGACTTCCTTCGGCAAGTCCCACACAAGCGAGACGTTCATCACAGCCGGCTGAAGTGCAAATTTCAACGACTGCATCACCTGGTGAAGAAGAATTGGAAAGAGcttgacattttattttcttacattttttcTATTGGAATCTCCTGTtaactgctgcttttcctcAAAAGGTCTGACAGGAGCTGTACCGTCAGACTTTATCCTTTATCTCCATGGCTCCACCACATGGTCACTGTTGTTTATCGCTTAAATTATACCACATCATATTCCCACTTTcaaaaattagaataaaaacataaactTTGCATGTATATAAACCTGTATACATTCCAACTTTTGTCACCATTTTGGGTTTTCCCAAATATTTCTACTTCTACCAAACAAATTCCTCTCTAAACTACAGTATAAGGACATTTAATCAGTTTAACTTTACTGATCATATTTGTTAGACTCACGTGAGTctagtattttattttatttttttttaacagtttttaCAGTTCACGGCACGTGGCTGTAATTCATTCTTGCAACGGATGTATCATCCATTCCTAAAGGTctaataaataatataacatGTTCGGGTTTTTGGATATTAAACTGCCCAACATGAATAAAGTGGATGAGAGCTTCTCCAAAATGTTAAACATTGTCATTACTGAAGGATATGGTTGCCTTACTTTGGGCTGCATCCTGTCGCTGCCTGTGATGAACTGGgcgtgtcctcctccttccttggCCAGTCCATTAATGAGTGCAGAACTGGAGCCTTCCCCGATGCCAAAGGAGAAACACCTACAATGCACGAATAAGCATGAGGAGACACACGCTGCAGGTACCCTGTATTGGTTATTTATTTGTGGTTTTACCTGTGGGAGGCGGAATTCTTCTTCACCAGACTGATAACTTCTTTGGTGTTGCACACCTCTCCGTCAGTAAAGACAAAAACCTCAATAGGAGAGGATATAacagcatgtttttaaaatgcaggtttttaaaatggcgctgtctcaggcggcagccagtagtagcagctccctaaacttaattgttctttttaaactttcgtagtgttttctatacttgtttacattcttttctatttggattttctttctttctttccattttcaactggagtattcagacaccatgttttggaggctcgaatacttttttctctgttttgcggtgcttgggttattcgcggcccccatcagctgtgccgagaagcggagcggtattgtctatacacgcgaccagctgatggctctaagaccaccatcctttgtggtcggagagaagccccaaatccctaaggaggtgaggaggaaacaacgagggactaaggctggagttaaacagaggatgaagaggcgacgttttaaaccctgcgtccccgcggtcataacggggaatgtcaggtccctggcgaataagatggacgagctggaggcgctcacacggacccagcgggagtacagagaggccagtatcatgtgtttcacggagacgtggctccatggactgataccggactctaatgtgacgatcgctggtttcaccactgtgcgagcggaccgagacaccaccgcggccggtaagaagaaaggagggggactggccgcgttcgttagcaacaggtggtgcagcccggagcatattcacgtcaaggagcgcgtgtgcagtcccgacgtggaacttattgctatcggactccgtccatactatttgccacgggagtttactaacgtcatcgccatcaccgtttatattcctccgaccggtaaagcggactcggcctgtgacgtcatccactctgtcacggctgacctgcagactaaacatcccggagccttcatcctcatcacaggtgacttcaatcatgcctcccttaagtccactctccctacattccaccagtatgtccagtgcagcacaagagacaggaagactttggatctactgtatgctaatatcaccaatgcatacacctccactgcactccctccgctaggcaagtctgaccacaatctcgtgctgctctccccatcatacacacctgtggttcagcagcaaccagtcactgtgaggactgttatgaaatggtctgatggtgctatggactgtctgcgggatgccctggagaccaccaactggtctgctctctgtgaaccacatggtgaggacctggatagactgacagactgtgtttccgactacatcaagttctgcactgagaactccgtccccaccaagaaggtacgctgttacccaaacaacaaaccatgggtgacaagtgacctgaaggcccttttgaataagaagaagagggccttcactgctggggacccggctgagctcaggagtgtacagaaggaactgaaacgcagtctgaaggagagcaaggacgcctacaggaagaagctggaggagagactggagaggaaccagaccagggatgtttggagtgggatgaggacgatcactggcttccagaagaaaggaatacgctcagctgatgggaacgtggaccaagccaatgagttgaaccagtttttcaacaggtttgactctagctccccctcccccagctgtcccaatattcctctggataacaatgggtccccttcacacctcccagagcccctaacacctctgccaacttcttccccctcccccctgctgacaccctacatggatcccagcatgtcacccatccccccgacaggactatccttcacgtctggccaggtgaggagagagctggagaggctcaaccagagaaaggctgccggaccggacggcatcagcccacgagtgctgaggaactgctccaggcagctgtgtgggatactgcagcacctgttcaaccagagccttcatcttcagaggatcccagtgctttggaagacatcctgcctggtcccggtgccaaagaagacccatcctgtggcaccgagtgactacaggccaatagcactgacctcccacattatgaaggtcatggagcggctggtgctgtcacacctcagacctctggtgagcccctttcaggaccctctgcagtttgcctatcagcccaaggtgggggttgatgacgcagtgatatacctgctgcagagggcttactcctccttggacagaccaaacaccacagtgcaggtcatgttcttcgacttctcttctgccttcaataccatccagccaagactgctgagggcgaagttggagaagatgcagatggatgctccccttgtttcttggatcgaggactacctgacaggtcggccacagtttgtgagactgcggagctgtgtgtccgaccccctgatgagcaacacaggagctcctcaaggaactgtgctctccccattcctgttcaccacctacacagccgacttccagtaccactctgagacatgtcatctccagaagtactcggatgacacagtcatagtcaggtgtgtggagaatggacaggaggatgaatacagggaccttgtggagagttttgtcaggtggagcagggagaaccttctgcagctcaacgtgaccaagacgaaggagatggtggtggatttcagaaaaagcaagtccccaccctccccagtctgcatcagtgggaaggacgtggaaatagtcccatcttacaggttcctgggtgttcagctggacaataaactggagtggtccacaaacaccgatgctgtctacaagaaggccatgagcagactctatttcctcaggagactcaggtccttcagtgtttgcagcaggatgctccacatgttctaccagtctgtcatggctagcaccatcttctttgctgcagtgtgctggggtgcaggcattaaagcaaaggatgccaacagactcaacaaactcattaaaaaggcagggtctgttgttggctgtagactggcaaacttggacgaggtggtgagggacaggatggtgttgaaactgcggacaatcatggacagtccctcccaccccctccataacacagtggacaaactgaggagcagcttcagcaacagactcctgcagcctcgctgctccaaggaacggtacaggaagtcattcctgccgtccgccattaaactgtacaattcactcaaaccaactcaacaataattgtgtaatgtttatgttgtaattttatttctaatttattctatatttatgtatatatgcttataatgcttataatatgtatatattatattatgtatatatcatatatatgcttataatatatgctgtatatatgcttataacattctaatctatctgtatttatttttttctgtctctttactctgcattcgctgctactataattcaatttccccacggggatgaataaagtccatcttaatcttaatcttaatgtgAATAACAGCTAGAGCCATAGAACCTGTGTTCAAGGTCGATCAGATGACTTTCAATGCAGCATagagcacattaaaaaaatcaacatatCTTTCATTCAATTAAAAACTCCAGGACACTGTAAACAACAGCCAGCTGCAAACAATATCATGTTATACCAACCTCAACAGGAGGCTGTTTCAGTCTCATCTCTAAGAAGCCTAATTTAGTCTCACTGTCCTTTCTTTTATTCAGACCTTTATAACCAGTTAATGTACCAGTACATGTTTCAGTTCATTTGGGGTTTTGGGTGAGACAGTTCAAAGACAGAAgacacatgtgtgtttgtgtgaagggAGTTCTATTACTTGTCGAGGTTGATTCGGAATGCAGGTCTGACTGAAAATATGTTGGAGGGGCCTCAGGATCTCCGTTCCTCCCAAATTCGCATCGATCGTCTTAACCTTCTTCAACGCCTCGTCCATGGTCTTCTGGGTGTACTCCACACTTTTACtgcaatggatggatggacagatagacTTCATACAGCAACATACTTAAATTTAAAGGGTAAAAATTGTATTTTCACTGCACTGCCCAGGTCCACATGAATATGTCCACCTTAAGCTTTGACACAAGACAACTTCTTCCATTATTTGGAAAGTCTGGTTCACTCTGAGGTGCCACCAACAACCAACTAGTGTGTTAGAAAACAGGCTGCATGATTTGGTCTGTGTTAATGGCCTGTGTCTCATGAGCAGCTGTCCAGCTGTCTTCCAACACTTTTAATGTACTTTAAGCATGCTATGACCAACAAGCTGATTTGAAACAATACAGAATTCATGAAACGCAAACACAGTCCACTAAAACACAGCTAGGGTTGGGATTGTAAACTTTGTTAGTCAGTGTGTGGATTGGACTTTCCAGCTACTTTACAAACTTTAATCAATGCACAGTGCGACTTACGGGAAGATGTGTTCAAAGCTGGAGCCAAAAGTGTAAATGTTGAAATAGCAGCCCATTGGTAAGCTCTtcaacagtagcagcagagtaTCCTAAAAGCAGGGGGGAAGGGGACAGCATCAAGGCCATGCTGTGACTGATAAATGTTCAGAGCGTTACTGAGAAAGACGACATATGATGAGTACCCTGGCACTAGCAATGCAAGTCTCGTTCGTCTTGGAGCTGTTCAGAGGTGAACTCATACTTCCAGAGCAATCCATTAAGAACACAAACTCTCCACATGAGGCAAATGAAGACATCACAGCCTTGGGGAACTCAGGATAGAGACTCAGCATCACTACTGGGTCAGCCATCAGGGATGCTAACACAcagtggacagacagacacgggtcagggttcaaacacacacaagtgtcTCTGCATAAGGGACTTGTTGACAAACTCACGAGGCTTGGCAGAGTTCCTCCCTGCTTCCACCAATGCAGTGGGCTGGTGAGCATCTTGGTAATAAATCAGCAGCTCCACATCGCGGTCAAATTTATGTCCAGGTGCCAACTTGACCTGTGGTTATTTAAGCGTTCTCATTAATAGAGATGTAATGAAAATAAGAgccacatgcagcagcagcatgccaGCGGCATACGTACCGTGGTCTGGGTTTTCTCTGTGTTAAGATActggagagggtccagggaaCAATTGGACTCCACTTTAGAGACAGGATGAGTAGAGGACACtcggacacacagagacagggtGTAGGGCACCTCAGAGGCTGGAACACTGCTCACCTGGACACTGGAGAATTTGCTAcctataaacaacaaaaacatacgTTTATCTGgatataaaaatacatttttcaacTTCATGTGCAGACAAATTCTATATAACAGTAATTGTTGAACCtaataaaaaggcagaaaagggcAGAGGATGTGAAATAACTCACAACCTGACACCAGTAAAAGGATCAATACATTAATTAAACAAATAGCACTGACTGAGCAAAGATATCCACTAAAAGGTGATATTAATAATTAGATTTGGAACTGATATCGCATAATTTACTGTAAATTTAGTTTTTTTATGTAGATGAGTGTGTTTCTATACCGTGTGGAATGTACGGTTaacattcaaatgaaaaacTGTTTATAGAAATAACCATCAAAGAGAAAGTGTTTATTGTGCTCTATCCTGACCTCTTGTGGCCATTTGTAGTACTGCATCTGAAAAGCCCAAGAGGCAATATTGTACCTTCCGAATAATTAATAGTGAAAAGCCATTCCCCTGATGTTCTTTATATCACTGCGCCATATTTTAGTATTTCCTATCTACATATAAACTTGATCTGTAAGAAACATGTCACCCATCATATAACAGGAAATCAGATGTTGCAATGTTGTTATTGTAAACATTTTTAGCCATTTAAAGCATAAGAGGATTTTGTACAGGATGTAATGTAACATACAttttaaagtaataaataaactgaatagatagctagatagatacTTTACTAATCCTGCAACTAATAGGtgtagtgttttattttagaatGATCTGTAGGaatcttttacatttttcctACCCTCAGGTTGGTAGCGGGGATTCAGTACAGCAGGCAGGCAAAACCTCAGCCCGTCATCGGCCTCCACGGCCAGTTCAATAACATATTCCAGCCGGATGGAGGCACTTTGTCCTGGAGGAAGACTGCCTACTCTCAAGGAAAATATATCTGGAGTCTCATCACTCTCTTCCAGCAGGAAGGCCTGCTGACCCGAGCTCAGAGCATCATCGTACTCTTCATGAGCCTGGAGAGAAAGAagacaaaagttgtttttttatgtcGCATCTCGCTGGAATGATTGACCAGCTCACCTGTTGCTTTTCCTTGACTTCAGCTACAATCTCTTTCTGTCCAACGGTGGCACTGAAGTGACAGACGGCAGCATctccaggaagaggaaagacaaaaaCGGCCTCGACGGCTTTGTCTTCACTGTTCTCGTAGTTTAGAGTGGAAACCACGGAGGCAACATGATCTCGGACCTCCACGTCCACCCCCACACTCTTCAGCGGaactaaaagaaaaaccaaaaacattgatttttgttttaactttctatggtttttctttcttacctGGTTCCTTATTGATGGTGACGAGACCACAGCAAGACATTTTTGGGTCTGGAAAACAAAATTATGCCAAGTTTGGATGAAGGTTGCTGACAAACTATAAAGTAAAATTAGTAATCTTACTGAAACTGCATCTGAGAATCATTAGAAAGTACTTCATAATATGTGTGGTGGTAGAATTCTCCAATGTACTGATCAGATCAATGCCACTTTGATCAGGAAGTTATggcaaaaacataaaaatcaaaAAACGGCATTATCAACTTGGATGCCAAAAAAGACACATTACAGAAAATACAGTGGTTAAAGTCAGGCTGTGGAATTAAGGGACTTTTAATTTCCCAGTTGCGCAGTCATGTTTACCTTCTGTGGGCCTATATTCCGCGGAAGCGCTCGCCCTGCTACACGACAGCTGCGAGTCAAAACccgcacacaaaacacaaattcGGGGCAAAGTTTCCTACCGTTGACGGTGAATGGTAAGTCTCTGGGGTACCTTTGCGGGAACTTGCAGGATTGTGTCGCCAACGCCTCCTGGTCCAGGAATCACGCTACTTATGGACACGCCCACATATTAGGTCATCGTTCTTGACGCTGCGGGACCGCCTTTCTCCGGTCAATGGGCAAGAAAATGAGGCAAGCTTCGATTTATAAAAGTTTATTGATAGGATGTGATATTATCGATCATGGATCCCTTTGCAAAGCTAGTTGAGGGGGAAGATGTAATGAACAATGTAAACAAGATAAAAGCAGGACTTTATCATTTTTACACGTCCTTTCTTAGATTTGCTCGTTGAGTTTACTTAGTTTATTTTGTTGATACAGGGAGTCCGATCTTTTAGCAACAGTAGACTCCGAGTGGTCAACTTTTGTGGTTTCCTGTTCTGCAGCCTCTCTCTTTCCAACCACAGCAGTTTTAACTGGAAGAAAAACCTGAGCAAGGGATCTGACCTCAGGTGTGCAAGCAGACCACTAAATGTTCTACATATCAAACAAAGCATAATATTGGTGCATAATATGTCGTTACAGTACAAAATAACACTAAAACGGATATTTAGGCAGAACAAGTGGTCCAGAAACTGATCCACAACCACTGTAGAAGGCcctcctgccgggttttctgtcctaccaggctgaaaatgcattcagtgggatagaaaacccggctggattgtggcccttgaggactgacTTTGACATACCTCACCAACTATGTCACTGAGAGCTGCACAACTGTTGCAGTTGCAAGAGCAGAAATCAAGAAGCCCACAACTACCTCAGTAGTCACATTTTGTTTACTGCAGCACACATAGGGCtgtacatttcccagcagcacAGGTTCAAGCGAAGGTGCAGTCCCTTAGTTCTACGTAGCAACTGACACACAAAACTACAACcataaaacaaagcatttgtGAAAACTTTGAAGCGTTGGAATGCAGAAGCTGCAAAACCTAAACACTGATATGTTGCAGGACAATTCAGGTTTGTTCTGCAGATTAATGTGCCTTCAGCCAAAACTTGTTTTCCTCTGGAGCACCTTACATTTTCCTGGCAGTGATTGAATTACTGACATAAGACCAGAGCTCCTCGTGACCAAAGAAAATAGCTGAACTATCAGAGGTGCATTCAAGTGCCAGCGTCTACGTAGATACCAAATGATAAAGCAAAAACAGTTGACTATCTcgggaataaaacacacacagagctgtgtGGATCAGCCAACACTGCAGCTGTTCAAAGGCTCCAAAGGATCATCTCAGCAAATAACAATATCAAAACGTTTATAAAATTACACTGAGTGATATTTCAGTGGGTTCCTTTAAGTTTGacaattaaaaattaaaaattttaATCACCTCAAAATTAAAATACTGTGAAAAAGCTCAATATTGGAGACTCACGTCACCCTTATTCGCTAATTAACTTTGAACAGCTGTATTGGTTTCATGAGCTTTTAAATGTTGTATCAGGGACTCTGAGAAGTTGTATTGTGGAGTGATAGTAGAGCGGTGCCGGGACATTtccagagcactgctgaggtccCACTGAGCTTGGTACTGAATCTATACTCCGTGTTTTTCAAGGACCACTTTCTCAAGGACTCCGTGTATCCATTGCATCTTTGTAAAAACTGTCTGCATTGTGTGGAACAGGGTGTTTAAAAAATAACCCTTAACCAAATAGAGAATTTATAGAGTAGTTTGAAAAGTGAagatggggaggagagaaggtcacTAAAAGAGCTACTTGGGTCTCAGCAGTGCCAGACTCAGCATCACACCACATTGCAGGTGTATTTTGTGCAAAACGCAACATTTCTGCATTAAAAATGTTTGTGCAAAAGGAATACCATGACTTGGTCTGAGACCCTGAAATTTGATAATGGCTTACAGCTAAAAACCCAAAATTCAGAGGAACACTTGAAATATCTCagtataaatacattttgataTGCTAATTTAACCCTACATCTGCATCCAGTCATGTCACCTTCACAACATGTCATGAATAGCAAacacaaactgcagcagatactttatttttacattaaaacatgGCTATACATCATTTTTACAAATGACAAGATAAATCAATACCATACAAAATGTCAAACTTGGCTGCAAGATATAAAAATTGTTGTGCCAATAGATTGGTCACATACATATATAAAGTGACATTGCATCAAATATACCTCTTCTGCAGTTGTGAAAGTCATATCAAGGTGCTCGTCTGGGATCTCTACTTGCGCTCTAAGCCGACAGAAGGTCAGAAGGTCAAGTGTGTGTGCCCAACAGTGAGGAGGGATTCTTTAATCCTGGGTGTCTGCTAACATGCATGGTGTCTGCAGAGGAATACTTAAGGTAAGTGGCACAAGTGTCTCGGGTTTGGGCCGTGGCTGCAGCGCTGGCCAGGATACTCATGATCCTCAGCAGCACAGACTCACTGAAAAGTAAAGGAGACAGATGTCAAATTTCACATCTTTGAGGGGAACTTTGAGGGAACCTTTCAAACCCCGAACCTGCCGATATGAAGGCTTGAGACCAGACACCAGGCAGCTTGTTGGAGGCTCCTGCAGAACTTGGCGGGCCAGGCACAGGGCTGCTCCTGCCAGGTGCACAGGCAGGAACGCCACACACTGGCCGTCCACCAGCGACAGCTCCAGAAGATAACGAGCCATCCAAACCATCTGGTAACGCCAAAGACACTTAAGAGCtccaacttctttttttttgtgtcatCAAAATGGACAAATCTACCTTAGTGCTACAGTGAATTAACATAGTACTGATAGTATTGATGATAATTCACCAGTGCAATTTCCTCTATACTTTGAGTAGATGGAATTCTTTAAGGGGTTCTCGTCGGTCACTGCGATTAACGGTAATAGTAGAAATTTACGGACATCATAATTCAGTTTAAGAGATGATTTCGGGACCTGAACTGCGCGTCAATTTGGGGGGAAATAAACAGTTTTCTACTCATGACGGACAGCAGCGATGATACAGTAACTCATCCATCCAAAATGTCACTGGGGTTAAGGTCAATTCGGACACAAATTCTAGTCTTCAGCGAGGGAAAGTCATGCTAAAAAGTGATGAGGACACTGGAAAGGTGTATCGCAAAGGTTGTCTCCCACAGTTAGTTaacttcaaattaaaaaatattcttgAAGTAGGTCATATCTTTAAGCAAATACCTGAAACCTGAAAAGACAAGCGAACACTTAAAAGTCTCGTCTTATGAACTGAAAACGCCTCTGTTAGACATTCAATTTGACGTTATTGCGCAGATTCCATCATAGTTTCCAAACCGTTCCAGTCTGCTGCCGGCCATGTTGGATTCAGTTCTTCTTCGCCGTGTCGGcgtcttcttctctttcctgaaTGTCAGCAGGCAACGCACAGCCCCAAATTTGCATTTACCACCACCTagtggaatgtgtgtgtgcgtgtttgtgtggggaATTCATTTGATGGCTGGTCCTTTACCTATGCAGCTCTGTATAATCATTTTgtaaatattaattaaaattcTCAGATTGTTTttatatatgtaaataaaacCCATCTTTAAAATACTTGCTGTTTATTTAGCTATGCAACTTGAAATTTAGTAAGAGAAGGATCTGTTATCATAATCTCTGCGACGTTTATCTGTTTAATTTAGTaaccatacatttatttttccaccTTTCTTTCCAATAAAAGACAAGTCCTGTTCTGGAGGTCCTGCTACTATCCATATTATAGCCGATCCAAAACTTTCTGTGTTATGATGAGTTTTAAATTCCACCTTTAACCTTAT is from Takifugu rubripes chromosome 11, fTakRub1.2, whole genome shotgun sequence and encodes:
- the LOC101079863 gene encoding von Willebrand factor A domain-containing protein 5A-like isoform X3 yields the protein MSCCGLVTINKEPVPLKSVGVDVEVRDHVASVVSTLNYENSEDKAVEAVFVFPLPGDAAVCHFSATVGQKEIVAEVKEKQQAHEEYDDALSSGQQAFLLEESDETPDIFSLRVGSLPPGQSASIRLEYVIELAVEADDGLRFCLPAVLNPRYQPEGSKFSSVQVSSVPASEVPYTLSLCVRVSSTHPVSKVESNCSLDPLQYLNTEKTQTTVKLAPGHKFDRDVELLIYYQDAHQPTALVEAGRNSAKPPSLMADPVVMLSLYPEFPKAVMSSFASCGEFVFLMDCSGSMSSPLNSSKTNETCIASARDTLLLLLKSLPMGCYFNIYTFGSSFEHIFPKSVEYTQKTMDEALKKVKTIDANLGGTEILRPLQHIFSQTCIPNQPRQVFVFTDGEVCNTKEVISLVKKNSASHRCFSFGIGEGSSSALINGLAKEGGGHAQFITGSDRMQPKVMQSLKFALQPAVMNVSLVWDLPKEVSAAVLSPPITSIFQGQRSLVYARLTGLSSKAAEGHVTLNYSLAGQPYQNKLHFCLKPTEDNRLTVHRLAARTLIRSLEMEGEAGNKNVKEEVVEVSVQSGVSSSFTAFIGVNKDAGEVIQGPLLLRNISAPRQMMYGRMFRKCLRSASPWQGTGGSIPDQRLCLSSPMVASDPGDRMLREDDISDPPPQDLLLQLVSLQKASGCWALDSHLADALGKTIDELRKAKPEATGNNKMEDEVWATILALIWLRGEKMDAEDEWSLLAQKALTWLQATNAPYSTKCVDVGNSLLGCKVKKEDLGL
- the LOC101079863 gene encoding von Willebrand factor A domain-containing protein 5A-like isoform X1, whose protein sequence is MSCCGLVTINKEPVPLKSVGVDVEVRDHVASVVSTLNYENSEDKAVEAVFVFPLPGDAAVCHFSATVGQKEIVAEVKEKQQAHEEYDDALSSGQQAFLLEESDETPDIFSLRVGSLPPGQSASIRLEYVIELAVEADDGLRFCLPAVLNPRYQPEGSKFSSVQVSSVPASEVPYTLSLCVRVSSTHPVSKVESNCSLDPLQYLNTEKTQTTVKLAPGHKFDRDVELLIYYQDAHQPTALVEAGRNSAKPPSLMADPVVMLSLYPEFPKAVMSSFASCGEFVFLMDCSGSMSSPLNSSKTNETCIASARDTLLLLLKSLPMGCYFNIYTFGSSFEHIFPKSVEYTQKTMDEALKKVKTIDANLGGTEILRPLQHIFSQTCIPNQPRQVFVFTDGEVCNTKEVISLVKKNSASHRCFSFGIGEGSSSALINGLAKEGGGHAQFITGSDRMQPKVMQSLKFALQPAVMNVSLVWDLPKEVSAAVLSPPITSIFQGQRSLVYARLTGLSSKAAEGHVTLNYSLAGQPYQNKLHFCLKPTEDNRLTVHRLAARTLIRSLEMEGEAGNKNVKEEVVEVSVQSGVSSSFTAFIGVNKDAGEVIQGPLLLRNISAPRQMMYGRMFRKCLRSASPWQGTGGSIPDQRLCLSSPMVASDPGDRMLQQNYAGSGPGEDDISDPPPQDLLLQLVSLQKASGCWALDSHLADALGKTIDELRKAKPEATGNNKMEDEVWATILALIWLRGEKMDAEDEWSLLAQKALTWLQATNAPYSTKCVDVGNSLLGCKVKKEDLGL
- the LOC101079863 gene encoding von Willebrand factor A domain-containing protein 5A-like isoform X2, whose product is MSCCGLVTINKEPVPLKSVGVDVEVRDHVASVVSTLNYENSEDKAVEAVFVFPLPGDAAVCHFSATVGQKEIVAEVKEKQQAHEEYDDALSSGQQAFLLEESDETPDIFSLRVGSLPPGQSASIRLEYVIELAVEADDGLRFCLPAVLNPRYQPEGSKFSSVQVSSVPASEVPYTLSLCVRVSSTHPVSKVESNCSLDPLQYLNTEKTQTTVKLAPGHKFDRDVELLIYYQDAHQPTALVEAGRNSAKPPSLMADPVVMLSLYPEFPKAVMSSFASCGEFVFLMDCSGSMSSPLNSSKTNETCIASARDTLLLLLKSLPMGCYFNIYTFGSSFEHIFPKSVEYTQKTMDEALKKVKTIDANLGGTEILRPLQHIFSQTCIPNQPRQVFVFTDGEVCNTKEVISLVKKNSASHRCFSFGIGEGSSSALINGLAKEGGGHAQFITGSDRMQPKVMQSLKFALQPAVMNVSLVWDLPKEVSAAVLSPPITSIFQGQRSLVYARLTGLSSKAAEGHVTLNYSLAGQPYQNKLHFCLKPTEDNRLTVHRLAARTLIRSLEMEGEAGNKNVKEEVVEVSVQSGVSSSFTAFIGVNKDAGEVIQGPLLLRNISAPRQMMYGRMFRKCLRSASPWQGTGGSIPDQRLCLSSPMVASDPGDRMLQQNYAGSGPGEDDISDPPPQDLLLQLVSLQKASGCWALDSHLADALGKTIDELRKAKPEMEDEVWATILALIWLRGEKMDAEDEWSLLAQKALTWLQATNAPYSTKCVDVGNSLLGCKVKKEDLGL